The following proteins are co-located in the Billgrantia tianxiuensis genome:
- a CDS encoding TRAP transporter large permease: protein MGALLAIGAVILLMVIGVPVVFSFAAMTLVLSFAYDVNISSLMTTGFWSINSIILLALPLFIMTGYLMQSGGIAARLLRFVEAIVGSSRSGMGTSMVMACGIFGAISGTASAAVASIGTIMIDPMEKHGYSRPYSTALVGISSLLGLLIPPSITMILYAVVTRQSVAAVFLATIGPGILLIIFLCIINAIKMRNNPTYTPQTLALSDRFRHIGSTGWKALPALMLPVIILGGIYGGIFTPTEAAAIAVVYAIPVGMFVYRDLDMKTLARCFIQAATTTGVIMIILLFSFVASRIFTFERVPQQLTELLLELFKDKLMILLMVNIFLILMGMIMDDVSVVAILSPLLLPVMESIGVHPVHFAAIVGTSVVIGCNSPPMAPILFMSCRIGRVGMSQVIRPAFSFMLLAALPVMLITTYWPALSLFLPRLFGYVS, encoded by the coding sequence ATGGGTGCCTTGTTAGCGATAGGTGCGGTCATATTATTAATGGTAATAGGCGTGCCGGTCGTGTTTTCGTTCGCCGCCATGACTCTCGTTCTTTCGTTTGCCTATGATGTCAATATATCATCATTAATGACAACGGGTTTTTGGTCTATCAATTCCATTATATTGCTGGCTCTTCCGTTGTTCATCATGACGGGGTACTTGATGCAGTCAGGTGGCATTGCAGCCAGGCTTTTACGTTTCGTCGAGGCAATCGTCGGCTCATCCCGCAGTGGTATGGGAACCTCAATGGTGATGGCGTGTGGTATCTTCGGTGCCATATCTGGGACAGCGTCGGCGGCAGTAGCCTCGATTGGCACCATCATGATCGATCCAATGGAGAAGCACGGCTACAGCCGACCCTATTCCACTGCCCTGGTCGGGATCTCTTCGCTGCTTGGTCTGCTGATTCCGCCCAGCATCACCATGATTCTATACGCTGTGGTGACTCGGCAGTCCGTTGCGGCCGTATTCCTGGCTACCATCGGTCCGGGCATTTTGCTGATTATATTTCTATGTATAATCAACGCCATCAAGATGCGTAATAATCCTACCTATACCCCTCAAACACTCGCCTTGAGTGACCGTTTTCGTCATATTGGCAGTACAGGTTGGAAAGCCCTTCCCGCCCTGATGCTTCCGGTCATCATCCTGGGTGGGATTTACGGTGGCATCTTCACGCCCACTGAAGCGGCAGCGATCGCTGTCGTCTATGCCATTCCCGTCGGTATGTTCGTCTATCGTGACCTCGACATGAAGACTCTCGCGCGGTGCTTTATCCAGGCCGCCACGACGACTGGCGTCATCATGATAATCCTGCTCTTTTCCTTCGTGGCCAGTCGAATCTTCACCTTCGAGCGAGTGCCACAGCAACTAACGGAACTGCTTCTAGAATTGTTCAAGGACAAGTTGATGATTCTGCTCATGGTCAATATTTTCCTGATCCTGATGGGAATGATCATGGATGACGTGAGTGTCGTGGCCATCCTCAGCCCGTTGCTGCTGCCGGTCATGGAGAGTATCGGTGTTCATCCAGTGCATTTTGCTGCCATCGTGGGTACCAGTGTCGTCATTGGCTGCAATAGCCCTCCCATGGCTCCCATTCTGTTCATGAGTTGCCGAATTGGCCGGGTCGGGATGTCACAGGTCATACGGCCCGCCTTCAGCTTCATGCTGCTGGCTGCCCTGCCTGTGATGCTGATCACCACCTACTGGCCGGCACTGTCACTCTTTCTGCCAAGGCTGTTTGGGTACGTGAGTTAA
- a CDS encoding Ldh family oxidoreductase translates to MSQQTLSTHDAEALVEQACLAVGANPAAASSLAKATVSAALFGHPGVGFPHLLDYLSGFREGRINTEAEPKITSPLPAIIHSDANGGIAQLGFDLAMPSLVENTKKLGVTIFTQGNSYTTGELGYYVRRLALEGVIALAVSNSPAVVVGSPSGKVIFGTNPMAFAAPWPMLMHRWSLTRHPVQRPSSTW, encoded by the coding sequence TTGAGCCAGCAAACACTTTCCACCCATGATGCCGAGGCGTTGGTTGAGCAGGCCTGTCTCGCTGTAGGCGCCAACCCGGCCGCAGCAAGTTCCTTGGCGAAGGCGACAGTTTCAGCGGCACTTTTCGGACATCCTGGCGTCGGATTTCCTCATCTGCTGGATTACCTTTCCGGTTTTCGTGAAGGACGCATTAACACGGAAGCAGAGCCGAAAATTACTTCACCCCTGCCTGCCATCATCCACTCGGATGCGAATGGGGGCATTGCGCAACTCGGCTTCGATTTGGCCATGCCGTCGCTTGTCGAGAACACCAAGAAACTGGGCGTTACGATTTTCACCCAAGGCAACAGCTATACCACCGGTGAATTGGGCTACTATGTTCGCCGTCTTGCCCTGGAGGGCGTGATCGCTCTTGCCGTGTCCAACAGTCCGGCCGTGGTGGTAGGCTCCCCCAGTGGCAAAGTCATTTTCGGTACCAACCCGATGGCGTTTGCCGCCCCTTGGCCGATGTTGATGCACCGCTGGTCATTGACCAGGCATCCAGTGCAACGGCCTTCGTCAACCTGGTAA
- a CDS encoding Ldh family oxidoreductase: MADVDAPLVIDQASSATAFVNLVKAAEEGRKIPEGWAIDETGNVTTDAAAGLRGALLAFGGTKGANVALMVECLAAGLSGASWSLDMPDFQNGDQVIDAGLTIIAIQPTAIDDRFSTRLTQHLDRIAERGGTYAPNRRPVRSSSSDEGRINIDAVVLEKIRRFL, from the coding sequence TTGGCCGATGTTGATGCACCGCTGGTCATTGACCAGGCATCCAGTGCAACGGCCTTCGTCAACCTGGTAAAAGCGGCGGAAGAGGGTCGAAAGATTCCCGAAGGCTGGGCGATCGACGAAACAGGCAATGTGACCACCGATGCAGCAGCCGGACTGCGTGGCGCACTCTTGGCATTTGGCGGTACGAAAGGTGCTAATGTGGCGCTGATGGTCGAGTGCCTTGCTGCGGGACTATCCGGTGCCTCATGGTCACTCGACATGCCGGATTTCCAGAATGGGGATCAGGTGATCGACGCTGGTTTGACGATCATTGCGATTCAACCCACCGCTATTGACGACCGTTTTTCCACCCGCCTGACCCAGCATCTTGACCGAATCGCCGAACGTGGCGGTACCTACGCGCCCAACCGCCGCCCAGTACGAAGCAGTAGTTCGGATGAGGGGCGCATTAACATCGACGCGGTAGTGCTTGAGAAAATCCGCCGCTTCTTGTAA
- a CDS encoding proline racemase family protein, which translates to MIRQAAIEQLPVEHPDYPRIGITISQLSGPASSPDADWKNVVTVASGDFDWDKPSTWTGAIDRCPCGTGTCAKMAVLHAKGELPLNQDFRHQGILGNVFTGRLIEETEVGARKAVIPTISGTSWIYGINTYVLDNDDPFTEGFCVQDIWA; encoded by the coding sequence ATGATCAGGCAGGCAGCCATTGAACAATTGCCCGTCGAACATCCTGACTATCCAAGGATTGGCATTACGATCTCGCAGCTTTCCGGGCCGGCAAGTAGTCCAGACGCAGACTGGAAGAATGTCGTGACAGTGGCGTCTGGTGATTTCGATTGGGATAAGCCCAGCACCTGGACAGGTGCCATCGACCGCTGCCCATGCGGGACGGGAACATGCGCAAAAATGGCAGTCCTTCATGCCAAGGGCGAGCTACCGTTGAATCAAGACTTTCGCCACCAGGGAATCCTGGGCAATGTGTTTACGGGTCGGCTGATCGAGGAAACGGAAGTTGGTGCGCGAAAAGCGGTCATTCCTACCATTTCAGGAACGAGCTGGATTTACGGTATCAATACGTACGTACTGGATAACGACGACCCTTTCACAGAAGGATTCTGTGTGCAGGACATCTGGGCCTGA
- a CDS encoding proline racemase family protein yields MRVVTGGIPNIPGKTVHEKMVWLRENDDQLRKLMLREPRGYPPLCCNVIVPPCHPEADAGYVIMEQIEYPVMSGGNTISVATVLLEMGMLPMQEPVTELVLEAPAGLIRIRAECKDGKVKNVTFRNVPAFAAYLDTEIDVPHLGKVTVDVGWGGMFYVIADVRQFPWIELTPSMARK; encoded by the coding sequence ATGCGCGTCGTCACTGGTGGCATTCCCAACATACCCGGCAAGACGGTGCATGAGAAAATGGTATGGTTGCGGGAAAATGATGACCAACTGCGCAAGTTAATGCTCCGTGAGCCCCGTGGCTACCCACCTCTCTGCTGCAATGTCATTGTGCCCCCATGCCATCCCGAAGCCGATGCTGGCTACGTCATCATGGAGCAGATCGAATATCCGGTCATGTCTGGTGGCAACACTATTTCCGTGGCAACGGTACTGCTCGAGATGGGGATGTTGCCGATGCAGGAGCCCGTTACGGAACTCGTTCTCGAGGCACCGGCCGGGCTCATTCGCATCAGGGCAGAATGCAAGGATGGCAAGGTAAAGAACGTCACTTTCAGGAATGTACCTGCTTTTGCCGCCTATCTCGACACGGAAATAGACGTTCCCCATCTGGGCAAGGTGACTGTAGACGTAGGATGGGGAGGTATGTTCTATGTCATTGCCGATGTCCGCCAGTTCCCTTGGATAGAACTTACCCCGAGCATGGCGCGGAAATAA
- a CDS encoding NADH:flavin oxidoreductase produces MANDPLLQPFQLKHLTLKNRLMMTSHEPAYPEDGMPKALYRAYHVERAKAGIGLTMTAGSAAVAKDSPPVFNNILAYKDEVVPWMKELTDACHEHGTAVMIQLTHLGRRTRWDKGDWLPAVSPSHRREASHRAYPKQVEDWDIERLISDYADAAERMHAAGLDGIELMAYGHLMDQFWSPLTNTLEAPYGGDLDNRLRFTFDVLRAIRQRVGEEFIVGMRYTGDEMLEGGLTASDGMAISQRLKDSGLVDFLNVVRGHIDTDPGLTDVIPIQGMPSAPHLDFAGEIKRQVDFPTFHGAKIQDVATARHAIASGKVDMVGMTRAHMADPHIVRKIVEGREEEIRPCVGANYCLDRIYQGGAAYCIHNAATGRETTMPHTIPKAANKRRVVIIGAGPAGLEAARVAGERGHEVVVLEAASNAGGQVRLTAQSERRREMMGIIDWRLERCEALGVEIRYNVWAEVEDVLAEKPDVVIVATGGYPMEDQPTVGHDLVVNTWDILSGHVPPGSRVLLFDDAGDHAAMQAAEIIAATGAELEIMTPDRTFSAEIMAMNLVPYMRSLQRPNVTFTPTYRLKSVERDGGELLARITSDYVPAGKQDLNYERRIDQVVVNYGITPMADVYFELKPHSSNGGEVNYEDLIVGRPQAVVRHSGDGFQLFRIGDAVSSRNTHAAIYDALRLVKEL; encoded by the coding sequence ATGGCCAACGACCCGCTGTTGCAGCCCTTCCAGCTCAAGCATCTCACCCTGAAAAACCGGCTCATGATGACCTCCCACGAGCCTGCCTACCCCGAGGACGGGATGCCCAAGGCGCTCTATCGTGCCTATCACGTCGAGCGGGCCAAGGCCGGCATCGGCCTGACCATGACCGCCGGGTCCGCGGCGGTGGCCAAGGACAGCCCGCCGGTGTTCAACAACATCCTGGCCTACAAGGATGAGGTGGTGCCGTGGATGAAGGAACTCACCGACGCCTGCCATGAGCATGGCACGGCGGTAATGATCCAGCTGACTCACCTGGGCCGGCGCACCCGTTGGGACAAGGGCGACTGGCTGCCGGCGGTATCCCCCTCTCATCGTCGTGAAGCGTCCCACCGCGCCTACCCCAAGCAGGTCGAGGACTGGGATATCGAGCGCCTGATCAGCGATTACGCCGACGCCGCCGAACGCATGCACGCTGCCGGCCTCGACGGCATCGAGCTGATGGCCTATGGCCACCTGATGGACCAGTTCTGGTCGCCGCTGACCAACACTCTTGAGGCCCCGTATGGGGGCGATCTCGACAACCGCCTGCGCTTCACCTTCGACGTGCTGCGTGCCATTCGCCAGCGGGTCGGTGAGGAATTCATCGTCGGTATGCGCTATACCGGCGACGAGATGCTGGAAGGCGGGCTCACGGCCAGCGACGGCATGGCGATCTCGCAGCGCCTGAAGGACAGCGGCTTGGTCGATTTCCTCAACGTGGTGCGCGGGCATATCGACACCGACCCGGGACTCACCGACGTGATTCCCATCCAGGGCATGCCCAGCGCCCCGCACCTCGACTTCGCCGGGGAGATCAAGCGCCAGGTCGATTTCCCCACCTTCCACGGCGCCAAGATTCAGGACGTCGCCACCGCCCGCCATGCCATCGCCTCGGGCAAGGTCGACATGGTCGGCATGACCCGTGCCCACATGGCCGATCCGCACATCGTGCGCAAGATCGTCGAGGGCCGCGAGGAGGAGATCCGCCCCTGCGTCGGCGCTAATTACTGTCTCGACCGCATCTACCAGGGCGGCGCCGCCTACTGCATTCACAACGCCGCCACCGGGCGCGAGACCACCATGCCCCACACCATCCCCAAGGCAGCGAACAAGCGCCGGGTGGTGATCATCGGTGCTGGCCCCGCAGGGCTGGAGGCTGCCCGTGTCGCCGGCGAACGGGGCCATGAGGTAGTGGTGCTGGAGGCCGCCAGCAATGCCGGCGGACAGGTGCGCCTCACGGCGCAGAGCGAGCGGCGCCGCGAGATGATGGGCATCATCGACTGGCGCCTGGAGCGCTGTGAGGCACTCGGCGTCGAGATCCGCTACAACGTCTGGGCCGAGGTCGAGGACGTGCTCGCCGAAAAGCCGGACGTGGTGATCGTGGCCACCGGCGGCTACCCCATGGAAGACCAGCCCACTGTCGGACACGACCTGGTGGTCAACACCTGGGATATCCTGTCGGGCCACGTGCCGCCGGGCAGCCGGGTACTCCTTTTCGACGATGCCGGCGATCATGCCGCCATGCAGGCCGCGGAGATCATTGCCGCCACCGGGGCCGAGCTCGAGATCATGACACCGGACCGCACCTTCTCGGCAGAAATCATGGCCATGAACCTGGTGCCGTACATGCGCTCCCTGCAGCGGCCCAACGTCACCTTCACGCCTACTTATCGGCTGAAATCCGTGGAGCGGGACGGCGGCGAGCTGCTCGCCAGGATCACCAGCGACTACGTCCCCGCAGGCAAGCAGGACCTGAACTACGAGCGGCGTATCGACCAGGTGGTAGTCAACTATGGCATCACGCCGATGGCCGACGTCTATTTCGAGCTGAAGCCGCACTCCAGCAACGGCGGCGAGGTCAACTACGAGGACTTGATCGTCGGCCGGCCCCAGGCCGTCGTTCGCCATTCCGGCGATGGTTTCCAGCTGTTCCGGATCGGCGATGCGGTGTCGTCCCGCAATACCCACGCGGCGATCTACGACGCCCTGCGGCTGGTGAAGGAATTGTGA
- a CDS encoding pyrroline-5-carboxylate reductase family protein: protein MPQDAVIGIIGGQGWMGHSLGVALLEQKVLSPDRLVISSRSGRGEAYRDWPEVRCVKDSRELVALADIIVLSVRPADLAGLDIETGDKLVISLLAMASLQEVASQVGSDRVVRAMPNAAAEIRRAYLPWFASPQVSDDDKRLVQALLASCGTARELPREGDLDYLTALSGAGPAYPALLAQSMLEHARSAGLSDEIAREAVMQTLVGGSLLLEKLGTDPGDMVERLIGYDGTTAKGLRTMVDEGIGQAIHRGLDAAHRAATGSR from the coding sequence ATGCCGCAAGACGCTGTTATCGGCATCATCGGTGGGCAGGGGTGGATGGGGCATTCACTGGGTGTGGCTCTGCTGGAGCAGAAGGTGCTGTCTCCAGACCGACTGGTGATCTCCTCGCGCTCCGGCCGTGGCGAGGCCTACCGTGATTGGCCAGAAGTGCGTTGTGTCAAGGACAGCCGTGAGCTGGTCGCCCTGGCGGACATCATCGTGCTCTCCGTGCGTCCGGCGGATCTCGCCGGCCTCGACATCGAAACCGGTGACAAGCTAGTCATCTCACTGCTGGCGATGGCCTCCTTGCAGGAGGTCGCAAGTCAGGTGGGCAGCGATCGGGTGGTGCGCGCCATGCCGAACGCCGCGGCGGAGATCCGTCGAGCTTACCTTCCGTGGTTTGCCTCACCGCAGGTCTCCGATGACGACAAGCGGCTCGTCCAGGCGCTGTTGGCGAGCTGTGGCACGGCGCGTGAGCTTCCCCGCGAGGGCGATCTCGACTACCTGACGGCCTTGAGCGGTGCCGGGCCGGCTTATCCCGCCTTGTTGGCCCAATCGATGCTGGAGCACGCCAGGAGCGCGGGACTCTCCGACGAGATCGCCCGCGAGGCCGTCATGCAGACCCTGGTGGGTGGCAGCCTGCTGCTGGAGAAGTTGGGTACCGACCCTGGCGACATGGTGGAGCGGCTGATTGGCTATGACGGCACCACGGCCAAGGGGCTGAGAACGATGGTGGATGAGGGCATCGGCCAGGCGATTCATCGTGGCCTCGATGCTGCGCATCGGGCCGCGACAGGTTCACGATAG
- a CDS encoding electron transfer flavoprotein subunit beta/FixA family protein — translation MKILVAVKRVIDYNVKIRVKPDHSDVDLTNVKMAMNPFCEIAVEEAVRLKERGVATEVVAVTIGPKAAQEQLRTALALGADRAVHIDTSAETEERVESLAAAKLLAKVVEEEQPGLVILGKQAIDTDNNQTGQMLAALAGLPQGTFASEVKVDGGKVQVTREVDGGLQTVELTLPAVITTDLRLNEPRYAKLPDIMKAKKKPLDVKSPADYGVEVASKLTLLKVESPAERKGGIKVGSVDELIDKLKNEAKVL, via the coding sequence ATGAAGATCCTCGTCGCGGTCAAACGCGTCATCGACTACAACGTCAAGATCCGCGTCAAGCCGGATCACTCCGACGTCGACCTCACCAACGTCAAGATGGCCATGAACCCCTTCTGCGAGATCGCCGTGGAAGAGGCGGTGCGGCTGAAGGAGCGCGGGGTGGCGACGGAAGTGGTCGCCGTGACCATCGGCCCCAAGGCCGCCCAGGAGCAGCTGCGCACCGCGCTGGCGCTGGGCGCCGACCGGGCCGTGCATATCGATACGTCAGCCGAGACCGAAGAGCGCGTCGAGTCGCTGGCCGCGGCCAAGCTGCTGGCCAAGGTGGTGGAAGAGGAGCAGCCCGGTCTCGTCATTCTCGGCAAGCAGGCCATCGATACCGACAACAACCAGACCGGCCAGATGCTCGCCGCCCTGGCCGGCCTGCCCCAGGGTACCTTCGCCTCCGAGGTGAAGGTGGACGGTGGCAAGGTCCAGGTGACCCGTGAGGTGGACGGCGGCCTGCAGACCGTCGAGCTGACCCTGCCGGCGGTGATCACCACCGACCTTCGCCTCAACGAGCCGCGCTACGCCAAGCTGCCCGACATCATGAAGGCCAAGAAGAAGCCGCTCGACGTCAAGAGCCCGGCCGATTACGGCGTCGAGGTGGCCAGCAAGCTCACGCTGCTCAAGGTCGAATCGCCGGCCGAGCGCAAGGGCGGCATCAAGGTGGGCTCCGTCGATGAGCTGATCGACAAACTCAAGAACGAAGCCAAAGTGCTGTAA
- a CDS encoding electron transfer flavoprotein subunit alpha/FixB family protein, translated as MSILVLAEHHDGQLAGATAHVVAAAQKVKETIGGDIDILVAGENVSAVAEAAAKLDGVSKVRVADNAAYAHQLAEPLGALLVELAGDYSHLLAAASTTGKNVLPRVAALKDVSQLSEIVEVVDADTFKRPIYAGNAIATVKSADSLKVITVRTTAFDAVSAGGSASVESVEVVAENTQSTFIKQELAQSDRPELGGARVVISGGRGMGSGENFKLLEGIADKLGAAIGASRAAVDAGFVPNDMQVGQTGKIVAPELYIAVGISGAIQHLAGMKDSKVIVAINKDEEAPIFQVADYGLVGDLFEVLPELERKL; from the coding sequence ATGAGCATTCTGGTACTCGCCGAACATCACGACGGCCAGCTCGCCGGCGCCACCGCCCACGTGGTCGCGGCGGCCCAGAAAGTGAAAGAGACCATTGGCGGCGACATCGACATCCTGGTCGCTGGCGAGAACGTCTCCGCCGTGGCCGAGGCCGCTGCCAAGCTCGACGGCGTGAGCAAGGTGCGGGTGGCCGACAACGCCGCCTACGCCCACCAGCTGGCCGAACCCCTGGGTGCGCTGCTGGTCGAGCTGGCCGGTGACTATTCCCATCTCCTCGCTGCTGCCTCCACCACCGGCAAGAACGTGCTGCCGCGCGTCGCCGCATTGAAGGACGTCAGCCAGCTCTCCGAGATCGTTGAAGTGGTCGATGCCGACACCTTCAAGCGCCCGATCTATGCCGGCAACGCCATCGCCACGGTCAAGAGTGCCGACAGCCTCAAGGTGATCACCGTGCGCACCACGGCGTTCGATGCGGTGTCAGCCGGCGGTAGCGCCAGCGTCGAGAGCGTCGAGGTCGTGGCCGAGAACACCCAGTCCACCTTCATCAAGCAGGAACTGGCCCAGAGCGATCGCCCCGAGCTGGGCGGTGCGCGGGTGGTCATCTCCGGCGGGCGCGGCATGGGCAGCGGCGAGAACTTCAAGCTGCTCGAAGGTATCGCCGACAAGCTGGGGGCCGCCATTGGCGCCTCACGGGCGGCGGTGGACGCCGGCTTCGTGCCCAACGACATGCAGGTGGGCCAGACCGGCAAGATCGTCGCGCCGGAGCTCTACATCGCCGTGGGCATCTCGGGAGCCATCCAGCACCTGGCCGGCATGAAGGACTCCAAGGTGATCGTGGCGATCAACAAGGACGAGGAGGCACCGATCTTCCAAGTGGCCGATTACGGCCTGGTTGGCGACCTGTTCGAGGTGCTGCCGGAGTTGGAACGCAAGCTGTAA
- a CDS encoding thioesterase family protein, whose protein sequence is MTLLLTTRVPPEWVDYNGHMNDAEYARVFSLAVDTLMERTGLDAEGRERLAYTLFTLETHLCYRREAHQGQALAVEVLLLDRDAKRLHVFFTMSDEAGETLATSEQMLMGIDTSSHRPAPFPPEIAEQIDTLPQAEPAAWPAAAGRRIGIPRR, encoded by the coding sequence ATGACGCTACTGCTGACGACTCGAGTCCCACCGGAGTGGGTCGACTACAACGGCCACATGAACGATGCCGAATACGCCAGGGTGTTCTCGCTGGCGGTGGATACGCTAATGGAACGGACCGGCCTCGATGCCGAGGGGCGCGAGCGTCTCGCCTACACCCTCTTCACCTTGGAGACCCACCTCTGCTACCGGCGCGAGGCCCACCAGGGGCAGGCGCTGGCTGTCGAGGTGCTGCTGCTCGACCGCGACGCCAAGCGCCTGCACGTCTTCTTCACCATGAGCGACGAAGCCGGCGAGACCCTCGCCACCAGCGAACAGATGCTGATGGGCATCGACACGAGCAGCCACCGCCCCGCGCCCTTTCCGCCGGAGATAGCCGAGCAGATCGACACCCTGCCCCAGGCCGAGCCCGCCGCCTGGCCTGCGGCGGCCGGGCGACGGATCGGTATCCCGCGGCGTTGA